Proteins encoded by one window of Candidatus Bathyarchaeota archaeon:
- a CDS encoding hydroxymethylglutaryl-CoA reductase, degradative has translation MDSQEKSSRISGFYKLPIKKRLSIIAEKAELTPDEIDLLTSGGGLTMDVADRMIENVIGSISYPMGLAVNFRIAGIDRLIPMVGEEPSVVAAASNVARLMRKGEGIEISKTDPVMIGQIQILELPDMDAAIKKLEDSKDQLLELANQQDPILVKFGGGARDIQLRTLETRAGQMLIVHLLVDCRDAMGANAVNTMCEKLAPVISDITGGRTLLRIISNLADHRLIKATGTVNKNDLGGEKVVDDIVAAWAFADADPYRAATHNKGIMNGTIAVALAVAQDHRAIEAGAHAYAAQTGRYRALSKWSKNENGDLIGELEMPMAVGIIGGATRTHPVARLALKIMGVSRAVELGEIMVAVGLAQNLGALRALVQEGIQHGHMRLHARNLVVMAGADDDNITRAVEALIGTGEIRFDKAKEIVEKLKT, from the coding sequence CTCCCAATCAAAAAGAGGCTTTCTATCATCGCTGAAAAAGCCGAGTTAACCCCCGATGAAATAGATCTCCTGACCTCCGGTGGAGGCCTCACTATGGACGTCGCAGATCGAATGATCGAGAATGTCATTGGGTCAATATCCTACCCTATGGGTTTAGCAGTTAACTTTCGCATTGCTGGGATCGACCGCCTCATTCCCATGGTTGGTGAGGAGCCATCCGTTGTGGCTGCTGCCAGCAATGTGGCCAGACTGATGCGAAAGGGAGAAGGCATAGAAATTTCGAAAACCGATCCCGTTATGATCGGTCAGATCCAGATTCTTGAACTCCCCGATATGGATGCCGCTATTAAAAAGCTCGAAGACAGCAAGGATCAGCTCCTCGAACTCGCCAACCAGCAGGACCCCATCCTAGTGAAATTCGGCGGAGGCGCTAGAGACATCCAGCTCAGAACCCTTGAGACTAGAGCAGGACAGATGCTCATTGTCCACCTTCTGGTGGACTGCAGGGATGCCATGGGGGCCAACGCTGTGAATACCATGTGCGAGAAGCTAGCCCCTGTGATAAGCGACATTACTGGCGGAAGAACCCTCCTCAGGATCATTAGCAATCTCGCGGACCACCGCCTCATTAAAGCCACGGGAACCGTCAATAAAAATGACCTCGGAGGTGAGAAAGTCGTAGATGACATCGTCGCAGCCTGGGCATTTGCCGACGCAGACCCATATAGGGCAGCAACCCACAACAAGGGTATCATGAACGGCACCATCGCAGTCGCTCTCGCCGTAGCCCAGGACCATAGGGCAATAGAGGCAGGCGCCCACGCTTACGCCGCCCAGACAGGTAGGTACAGGGCACTCAGTAAATGGTCGAAGAACGAGAACGGCGACCTCATAGGAGAGCTCGAGATGCCAATGGCTGTAGGCATAATTGGCGGTGCTACTAGGACTCACCCGGTCGCCCGTCTCGCCCTTAAGATAATGGGGGTATCAAGAGCGGTGGAGCTCGGGGAGATCATGGTCGCTGTAGGTCTCGCTCAGAACTTGGGCGCCCTCAGGGCCCTGGTCCAAGAGGGCATCCAGCACGGCCACATGCGCTTACACGCCCGAAACCTCGTCGTTATGGCTGGAGCGGACGATGATAACATCACCAGAGCCGTAGAGGCGCTCATTGGCACTGGCGAGATCCGGTTTGACAAGGCCAAAGAGATAGTCGAAAAACTCAAAACCTGA
- a CDS encoding Trm112 family protein: protein MKPWLLNILACPIDKHHPLEAHFFTWEMSDEEIKNNAENVGGSSPEQEKNYKQLAKQLMDGTISPPAMKNITDSSKSQITRGLLTSALEALTNIEVTGGKGENELFYGYSQNIDALNRFMHLLEVGTGLLICPKCGRWYPIGSAVETIPEMLPDNLRERNRDLEWMEKWSHLIPSKVLEEGIPYNLKQKKNTSNYNEFL from the coding sequence ATGAAACCTTGGCTCCTTAATATCCTAGCTTGCCCCATTGATAAGCACCATCCCTTAGAAGCCCACTTCTTTACATGGGAGATGTCTGACGAGGAGATCAAGAACAACGCGGAAAATGTTGGAGGGTCCTCCCCTGAACAGGAGAAAAACTATAAACAGTTAGCAAAGCAGCTTATGGACGGAACCATCAGCCCTCCTGCGATGAAGAACATCACGGACTCATCTAAATCTCAGATCACAAGAGGCTTGCTCACCAGTGCACTTGAGGCTCTCACCAACATCGAGGTAACAGGTGGCAAGGGCGAAAATGAGCTCTTTTACGGGTACTCCCAGAATATAGATGCACTCAATAGATTCATGCATCTCTTGGAGGTTGGCACAGGGCTTCTCATCTGTCCCAAGTGCGGGAGATGGTACCCCATCGGGAGTGCCGTGGAGACCATTCCGGAGATGCTTCCCGATAACCTCAGGGAGAGAAACCGGGACCTGGAATGGATGGAAAAATGGAGCCACCTCATACCCTCAAAAGTGCTTGAGGAAGGGATCCCCTACAACCTTAAACAAAAGAAAAATACCTCTAATTACAACGAATTTCTATGA
- the gcvH gene encoding glycine cleavage system protein GcvH, giving the protein MVIIEGKEFPDDLYFHRDHMWVKVEGENVRLGYNSWAMEQAGKLVNLNTRKVGRSVKAGKTLGTVESGKWVGPLKSPVGGEILEINQEVLKSPSIINDDPYGAGWIAVIAPNDLEGDLKGLISGSDAESIIVWIDDEKKKNL; this is encoded by the coding sequence ATGGTAATTATTGAAGGCAAAGAATTTCCAGATGACCTGTATTTTCACAGGGATCACATGTGGGTGAAGGTCGAAGGTGAGAACGTCCGTCTGGGCTATAACTCTTGGGCTATGGAGCAGGCTGGAAAGCTGGTTAACCTGAACACACGGAAGGTTGGGCGGTCAGTAAAGGCTGGAAAGACTTTAGGAACCGTGGAGAGCGGAAAGTGGGTGGGGCCCCTAAAGTCTCCCGTAGGCGGGGAGATCCTGGAGATAAATCAGGAGGTTCTAAAGTCTCCATCGATTATTAATGACGATCCATATGGGGCGGGGTGGATAGCAGTGATCGCCCCAAACGATCTCGAGGGCGATCTTAAAGGGCTTATCTCTGGCTCTGATGCGGAATCCATTATAGTTTGGATAGACGATGAGAAGAAAAAGAACCTCTAA
- a CDS encoding FAD-binding oxidoreductase: protein MTESELSRNLADIVGENFVTDKLYERKLYDHDIAPLPTEVSFLFKTVPDAVVKPRTIKEVAEVVKYAYSKDIPLVPRGASSWGFGGTIPTQGGIVMELTQINQIISLDIGGFTVTVGAGHRWKMLLDYLEDRGFTLGAYPSSAPSSTVGGWIVTGGRGIGSLKYGPLKENVQSLKLVTPKGEILILSKENDQALFKSIFGSEGTLGIVVEATIRIIPKPEVVSSQIAVFDTIIAMVDAITDVVGHPRKPFFVEILDDDYLDLERSIGEHVPDAKMVAMFVFEGKALDVQVDIEALVRTISDRGGSMLPPEVASVRWEDRFYPMKIRKAGPTLLAGEITHPLSSLVYVIDEIQSIKEKHDLKLGIKCLMVDEATVLSMPMYLTDERKRWKFMSILPVVNEITLIGLKAGGRPYGFGIWNTFYFRDVHGEEKVREMKELKRTLDPRDIMNPGKMYQIKTRYGIPLWGTLYRVMTFFLRAMRYF from the coding sequence ATGACTGAAAGCGAATTATCTCGGAATCTGGCGGACATTGTAGGTGAAAACTTTGTCACGGATAAGCTATATGAGCGAAAGCTATACGATCACGATATCGCACCCCTACCCACTGAAGTATCCTTCCTCTTCAAAACTGTGCCTGATGCAGTCGTCAAACCGAGGACAATCAAGGAGGTCGCTGAGGTCGTCAAATACGCGTATTCAAAAGATATCCCATTGGTCCCTCGGGGGGCTTCCTCATGGGGGTTTGGGGGCACGATACCCACCCAAGGAGGCATCGTTATGGAGCTTACCCAGATTAACCAGATCATCTCATTAGATATAGGTGGCTTCACGGTAACTGTCGGGGCTGGTCACCGATGGAAAATGCTCCTGGACTATCTCGAGGATCGAGGATTCACCCTTGGCGCATATCCTAGTAGCGCTCCCTCTTCCACCGTGGGGGGGTGGATCGTAACAGGGGGCAGGGGTATAGGTTCTTTGAAATATGGCCCCCTGAAGGAGAACGTTCAGAGTCTAAAGTTAGTAACCCCTAAAGGGGAAATTCTAATTCTATCAAAGGAGAACGATCAAGCATTATTCAAATCGATTTTTGGCTCAGAGGGAACGCTTGGTATAGTTGTTGAGGCTACAATCAGGATAATTCCTAAGCCCGAGGTGGTCTCGTCTCAGATTGCTGTCTTCGATACAATCATCGCTATGGTTGATGCAATTACCGATGTGGTGGGTCATCCTAGAAAACCTTTCTTTGTCGAAATTCTTGACGATGACTACCTAGATCTTGAGAGATCGATAGGGGAGCACGTGCCGGACGCCAAAATGGTGGCGATGTTTGTCTTTGAGGGCAAAGCCTTGGATGTTCAGGTAGATATTGAGGCTCTCGTGCGGACAATATCTGATAGAGGGGGTTCAATGTTGCCGCCAGAGGTTGCCTCTGTTAGGTGGGAGGACCGTTTCTACCCCATGAAGATTAGGAAAGCGGGGCCAACGCTACTTGCTGGGGAGATTACCCACCCGCTGTCGAGTCTTGTTTATGTTATTGATGAAATCCAAAGCATCAAGGAGAAGCACGACCTAAAGCTGGGGATTAAATGTCTCATGGTGGATGAGGCGACGGTGCTTTCTATGCCTATGTATCTTACAGATGAACGGAAGCGGTGGAAATTCATGTCTATTCTACCTGTTGTAAACGAGATAACATTGATTGGATTGAAAGCTGGCGGGAGGCCGTACGGATTCGGAATATGGAACACTTTTTACTTCAGAGACGTTCACGGGGAGGAAAAAGTTCGGGAGATGAAGGAGTTGAAGAGGACCCTTGATCCACGGGACATAATGAACCCGGGGAAGATGTATCAGATCAAGACAAGGTACGGGATCCCTCTATGGGGAACTTTGTACAGAGTCATGACGTTCTTCCTTAGGGCAATGAGGTATTTCTGA
- a CDS encoding (Fe-S)-binding protein, translated as MKMAEIKTHDLEEDLYSCVQCGYCQDVCPIYNEIPWESASPRGKLYWIKSILTTGFMRPSIQLDEDLVDRLFQCTLCGRCHEVCQTSLDTMGIWKSARAEVFKSGMRPKNLESIAGNLEESMNPYGLDADMRLDWADYTDLEEVPEKDEAAIAFFVGCTTAFKGANHGIGYSIATLLTHIGEDWTLLGEDEWCCGGPLIMSGDEEGAKVFVEHNIAELGRRAVKTLITGCPACFRMWKIEIPELLGKDLGFEVLHSLEFFNQRVEEGKLVLPDSDDVLTYHDPCELSRLCGVVDEPRKLLGGLSSGFVEMPENGVDVMCCGGGGLLQASDNMLRLSIAKRRIEQAKSVGAGLITSACPACNLTLKDGVGELEENIEVLDLVEYMVKKLGLD; from the coding sequence ATGAAGATGGCTGAGATCAAGACCCATGACCTCGAGGAGGATCTCTATTCCTGTGTCCAGTGCGGCTATTGTCAGGACGTCTGCCCTATCTACAACGAGATCCCCTGGGAATCGGCGTCCCCTAGAGGAAAGCTTTACTGGATCAAGAGCATCCTCACGACTGGGTTTATGAGGCCTAGTATCCAGCTCGACGAGGATCTAGTAGACCGGCTCTTCCAGTGCACCTTATGCGGTCGGTGTCATGAGGTCTGCCAGACTTCCCTTGATACCATGGGGATCTGGAAGTCTGCAAGAGCCGAGGTGTTCAAGTCCGGTATGAGACCAAAGAACTTGGAGTCAATAGCGGGGAACCTTGAGGAGTCCATGAACCCGTATGGGCTGGACGCTGATATGCGTCTAGACTGGGCAGATTACACGGATTTGGAGGAGGTGCCAGAGAAGGACGAGGCGGCGATCGCCTTCTTCGTGGGGTGCACCACCGCGTTCAAGGGGGCCAACCATGGGATAGGTTACTCGATAGCCACGCTGCTAACTCACATAGGGGAGGACTGGACGCTCCTCGGGGAGGATGAATGGTGCTGCGGGGGCCCACTAATCATGTCCGGGGACGAGGAGGGGGCCAAGGTCTTTGTAGAGCATAACATCGCGGAGCTAGGGCGGAGAGCCGTGAAGACACTTATCACAGGCTGCCCGGCCTGCTTCAGGATGTGGAAGATCGAGATTCCTGAGCTCCTTGGAAAAGATCTGGGCTTTGAGGTGTTACATAGCCTCGAGTTCTTCAATCAACGGGTCGAGGAAGGCAAGCTCGTGCTCCCAGATTCTGATGATGTGTTGACCTACCATGATCCATGTGAGCTCTCAAGACTCTGTGGAGTAGTGGATGAGCCGAGGAAGTTATTAGGAGGTCTCTCTAGCGGGTTCGTAGAGATGCCGGAGAACGGTGTTGATGTCATGTGCTGCGGCGGAGGGGGCCTACTCCAGGCGTCCGATAACATGCTCAGGCTGTCGATTGCGAAGCGGAGGATCGAACAAGCAAAGTCGGTAGGGGCCGGACTTATCACCTCTGCGTGTCCGGCATGTAACTTAACTCTCAAGGACGGCGTTGGGGAACTGGAGGAGAATATCGAGGTGCTCGACCTAGTGGAGTATATGGTCAAAAAGTTGGGCCTTGACTGA
- a CDS encoding MFS transporter, translated as MQKADVSVIAVASSHGIMHAYLVLLPALIPLLKGDMGNYWTLGLLTSLVFLFYGWGSFPVGFLADRVSKKLLISTSMAMCGISAVIVSLSHSLPITALAFILLGIGASLYHPPGYASMALLSHRIRGRYMGIQGLGGDLGMAISFLTTTAIGSFFGWRNAFLAWGLLGILMAVVDMQTIIDETIQTGPSVFRLNYLDTLRRMFTTDHLRNLLLVSIIVVCSGALWNGVSAFILAYINEVKGVSILIAGGLSTFKYTIGAFGNVLGGELSDRLGRRKILLFGFGLFTVSLLALTISPGNLILMFLMVGILGFSFFITQSPMNALIGDVSHRDTVGVTYGVNFSIKYGIGSFAPVLAGYLAAKYTMDYVFYFFAVISMVAFGVSFMVRTNGK; from the coding sequence ATGCAGAAAGCGGATGTAAGCGTTATTGCAGTGGCAAGCTCTCACGGGATCATGCACGCTTACTTGGTGCTTCTTCCAGCTTTAATCCCCTTATTGAAAGGGGATATGGGAAACTACTGGACTTTAGGTCTTCTGACATCTCTCGTCTTTCTCTTCTACGGTTGGGGGTCGTTCCCTGTTGGATTCCTAGCAGATCGCGTATCTAAAAAACTCCTGATCTCGACCTCAATGGCGATGTGTGGAATCTCTGCTGTAATTGTGAGTCTCTCTCATTCTCTCCCAATTACAGCTCTCGCGTTTATACTATTAGGGATAGGCGCCAGTCTCTACCATCCCCCGGGATATGCCTCGATGGCTTTGTTATCTCATAGAATACGGGGCCGCTACATGGGAATCCAGGGGCTCGGAGGAGATCTAGGAATGGCGATTTCATTTCTTACAACTACGGCAATTGGATCTTTTTTTGGATGGCGGAATGCCTTCCTGGCCTGGGGGTTGCTGGGTATCCTTATGGCAGTTGTGGATATGCAGACCATCATCGACGAGACAATTCAAACAGGTCCCTCTGTTTTCCGCCTGAACTATCTGGATACCTTGAGGAGAATGTTCACTACAGATCACCTAAGGAACCTGCTTCTGGTCTCGATCATCGTGGTCTGCAGCGGGGCCCTCTGGAACGGGGTCTCAGCGTTCATTCTCGCTTACATCAATGAGGTGAAAGGGGTCAGCATTCTCATCGCAGGGGGCCTCTCCACATTCAAATACACAATTGGGGCATTTGGAAATGTACTCGGGGGAGAACTATCGGACCGGCTAGGTCGTCGCAAAATCCTCCTCTTCGGCTTCGGGCTTTTCACAGTCTCTCTTCTAGCCCTCACAATATCCCCTGGAAACCTCATTCTGATGTTCCTGATGGTTGGTATTCTAGGGTTTAGCTTTTTTATCACTCAGTCACCAATGAACGCCCTGATAGGGGACGTGAGCCACAGGGACACCGTTGGGGTCACCTATGGCGTCAACTTCTCTATCAAATATGGTATAGGTAGCTTCGCTCCGGTATTAGCTGGATATCTCGCAGCCAAATACACCATGGACTATGTTTTTTACTTTTTCGCGGTTATCTCGATGGTGGCCTTCGGCGTCTCCTTCATGGTCAGGACCAATGGAAAGTAG
- a CDS encoding aminotransferase class I/II-fold pyridoxal phosphate-dependent enzyme, with protein MSERYIEKRLSSIKARSHSRVLSIAKGMDGVINLSGGDPDFDTPGHITEALKEAIAGGKTHYPPTHGLPSLRGAIAEYHGKHAVDWEAGEVTITAGSGVSLFASTMGTVNPGEEVILLEPYYMRYSNLVEYIGAREVGVPLNETNGYRLDLEALKENLSGKTKLIILCNPNNPSGTVFTKEEMKGIADVAIDEDLLVLSDEVYCEFLWDGREHTTIASLPGMRERTIISSSFSKTFAMTGWRLGYFIAEKSLTSNIRKIPLGYRTNIFVQIAGVAAMRGPWEPVNAMAEEYDRRRKYMVPRLSAIEGINCHNSEGSYFLFPNIEDLGIGSEEFCESLLREKKILARPGTTFGNTGEGHIRISLTKSIEDLDEIAQSIEDHVRMTID; from the coding sequence ATGAGCGAGAGATATATTGAGAAGCGCCTCTCGTCGATAAAGGCACGATCACACTCCAGAGTTCTCTCCATAGCGAAGGGGATGGACGGGGTGATTAATCTGAGCGGTGGAGACCCTGACTTCGACACACCTGGTCATATCACGGAAGCCCTTAAGGAAGCTATTGCGGGGGGCAAAACCCATTACCCTCCCACTCACGGACTTCCCTCTTTGCGTGGTGCCATCGCCGAATATCACGGTAAACACGCAGTAGACTGGGAAGCGGGGGAGGTCACTATAACTGCTGGGAGCGGTGTATCCCTCTTTGCATCTACGATGGGCACTGTGAATCCCGGGGAGGAGGTTATCCTTTTGGAGCCCTATTATATGAGATACTCAAATCTTGTTGAGTACATCGGAGCCAGAGAAGTGGGCGTCCCCTTGAATGAGACCAATGGTTACCGCCTCGACCTTGAGGCTTTAAAGGAGAATTTATCTGGAAAGACGAAATTGATCATCCTGTGTAACCCCAATAACCCTTCTGGGACTGTCTTTACAAAGGAGGAGATGAAAGGGATAGCCGACGTGGCAATAGACGAGGACCTCCTCGTCCTTAGCGATGAGGTCTACTGTGAATTCCTATGGGACGGGAGAGAACATACTACCATTGCCTCCTTACCGGGGATGAGAGAGAGGACCATTATCAGCAGCAGTTTTTCTAAGACCTTCGCTATGACAGGGTGGCGCCTAGGATATTTTATAGCCGAAAAGAGCCTAACCTCAAATATCCGGAAAATTCCCCTGGGTTACAGGACTAACATCTTCGTTCAGATAGCGGGAGTCGCAGCCATGCGGGGTCCATGGGAACCCGTGAACGCAATGGCGGAGGAGTACGACAGGAGACGCAAATACATGGTGCCCCGCCTCTCCGCGATCGAGGGCATCAACTGCCACAACTCAGAAGGGTCGTACTTCTTATTTCCCAACATTGAGGATCTAGGCATCGGCTCGGAGGAGTTCTGCGAATCGCTTCTGAGGGAGAAGAAAATATTGGCTCGACCGGGAACCACCTTTGGGAACACAGGAGAGGGTCACATAAGGATCTCTCTCACAAAATCCATTGAGGATCTCGATGAGATTGCCCAGTCAATTGAGGATCATGTAAGAATGACTATTGATTGA
- a CDS encoding Ldh family oxidoreductase: MPIFSAEQLRTIGTSIFLRLGVPVEDAELVSELLIDANLTGFDSHGMIRLPIYSRGIKMGAVKPGAEIRLVEETPTSAVIDGGWNLGQVVATYAMGVCIEKARNGVIGLVTVRNSMHVGRCNTYAEMAMREGMLGMMSVNSASYVAPFGGKSKQLGTNPLCFAIPTGKEPPMVLDMATSVWARGKIMVAMARGEELPEGIFMDPNGKPTTNPDWYTQGGVLRTLGAIAGYKGFGLSLLVEILTGILTEAGTSNSDEYRSRPFYGGNGIFMMAIDIGKMTDLGRFKSKVDDLLRKVRESPIAPEFEEILIPGDPERRCKERRLREGIYIEDKTWRDIVALAEELGVPIPDPKS, encoded by the coding sequence ATGCCGATATTTAGCGCAGAACAGCTTAGGACCATTGGGACATCCATCTTCTTAAGACTAGGCGTTCCGGTGGAAGACGCCGAGCTTGTCTCGGAACTCCTTATTGATGCAAATCTAACGGGATTTGACAGCCATGGGATGATCCGGCTTCCCATATATTCTCGAGGAATCAAGATGGGAGCCGTGAAGCCTGGGGCAGAAATCAGGTTGGTAGAGGAAACTCCAACTTCTGCGGTAATCGACGGGGGATGGAACCTTGGCCAGGTAGTGGCCACGTACGCTATGGGAGTCTGTATCGAAAAGGCGAGAAACGGCGTCATAGGCCTCGTCACTGTGAGGAACAGTATGCATGTGGGCCGATGCAACACCTATGCTGAGATGGCAATGCGCGAGGGCATGCTGGGGATGATGTCGGTGAACTCTGCGAGTTATGTTGCCCCCTTCGGGGGCAAGTCTAAACAATTGGGGACTAATCCGCTTTGCTTCGCGATTCCAACCGGGAAGGAGCCTCCAATGGTTCTGGATATGGCCACCTCGGTCTGGGCACGGGGGAAAATTATGGTTGCCATGGCTCGGGGGGAGGAGCTCCCCGAGGGGATTTTTATGGACCCTAATGGGAAACCTACCACTAATCCCGACTGGTACACTCAAGGCGGAGTCCTGAGGACCCTGGGAGCCATCGCCGGTTACAAGGGATTCGGTCTCTCCCTTCTCGTGGAGATCCTTACTGGAATACTCACTGAGGCCGGAACATCCAACAGTGACGAGTACCGGTCTAGGCCCTTCTACGGTGGCAACGGGATATTCATGATGGCCATTGACATCGGAAAGATGACGGACCTTGGTAGGTTCAAGTCAAAGGTTGATGATCTCCTCCGAAAGGTGCGTGAGTCCCCAATAGCCCCTGAATTTGAGGAGATTCTTATCCCCGGAGATCCAGAGCGGAGGTGCAAGGAGAGGCGGTTACGGGAAGGCATCTACATCGAAGACAAGACATGGAGGGACATCGTGGCCTTGGCTGAAGAACTGGGGGTCCCCATCCCAGATCCAAAAAGTTAA
- a CDS encoding AMP phosphorylase: MNLEIEAGGNLIVVLSKSEAERLGVLSDDRLFVNINCSEVSTILNIAFDFPEGVIGVYREVMERLDLENGDTVSVRPAARPESLGFIREKISGERLTPWKMHKIVEDVVEHHLSSIELAAFVTALEIHGTNMEEVEALSRAMIQTGKTISFGKGPILDKHSIGGVPGDKTTLLVVPIVAAAGYIIPKSSSRAITSPAGTADRMETLAPVNLKIEKISKIVDDLGACIVWGGAIDLAPADDLFIRVEYPLSIDPLLLPSIISKKKAMGSTHIVVDIPSGIGTKIATINQAEQLAIKFKELGSRLDMDIECFISEGGQPIGRAVGPILEAKEALEALMGMGPPDLVNKALGIAGVLFEMVGESNGQGLAKEILDSGKALEKMREIIDAQGGDPNVNPIDLEIPNNWVDIEAELDGRVLGINNRAIARIAREAGAPGDKYAGILLHVKTGDQVSMGDPLLRIYGNSERKLANAEKLYRAEEPLLVSNRMGEKMLLKKIRGITPLSREFEFVR; encoded by the coding sequence TGACTTCCCTGAAGGTGTCATTGGCGTCTACAGGGAGGTGATGGAACGGCTTGACCTTGAAAATGGTGACACCGTTAGTGTTAGACCTGCTGCGAGACCTGAGTCCCTTGGTTTCATCAGGGAGAAGATCTCAGGAGAGAGGCTCACCCCATGGAAGATGCACAAGATCGTAGAGGATGTCGTGGAGCACCACTTGAGCAGCATCGAACTTGCGGCCTTCGTCACAGCCTTGGAAATTCACGGCACCAACATGGAGGAGGTCGAAGCCCTGTCAAGGGCAATGATCCAGACTGGGAAGACGATAAGCTTTGGTAAGGGTCCTATTCTTGACAAGCATAGTATCGGGGGGGTCCCTGGGGACAAAACCACCCTCCTTGTTGTCCCTATTGTCGCTGCGGCGGGATACATCATACCCAAATCCAGTTCAAGAGCTATCACCTCCCCCGCGGGGACAGCAGATAGAATGGAGACCCTCGCCCCCGTCAACCTAAAGATAGAGAAGATCTCCAAGATAGTTGACGATCTCGGTGCATGCATAGTCTGGGGGGGAGCCATAGATCTGGCCCCAGCTGACGATCTATTCATCAGGGTTGAGTACCCGCTCTCCATTGATCCACTCCTCCTCCCCAGCATTATCAGTAAAAAGAAAGCCATGGGTTCCACCCACATAGTAGTAGATATCCCCAGCGGGATAGGAACCAAGATCGCAACTATTAACCAGGCTGAGCAACTTGCCATCAAGTTTAAGGAACTCGGAAGCCGCCTTGACATGGATATTGAGTGTTTTATTAGTGAAGGAGGGCAGCCTATTGGTAGAGCTGTAGGACCCATTTTGGAAGCAAAGGAGGCTTTGGAGGCTCTCATGGGGATGGGCCCTCCGGATCTCGTAAACAAGGCTCTAGGCATAGCTGGCGTGCTCTTTGAGATGGTGGGGGAGAGCAACGGTCAGGGTCTTGCCAAGGAAATTCTTGACTCCGGAAAGGCCTTGGAGAAGATGAGAGAGATTATAGATGCTCAAGGGGGAGACCCTAATGTTAATCCTATAGATCTCGAAATACCCAACAATTGGGTGGATATTGAGGCGGAACTAGATGGCAGAGTCCTTGGGATCAATAACCGGGCTATTGCCCGCATTGCGAGGGAAGCGGGGGCCCCTGGGGATAAATATGCTGGAATTCTCTTACATGTAAAGACCGGCGACCAGGTCTCCATGGGGGACCCCCTCCTTCGGATCTACGGAAACAGCGAACGAAAGCTGGCCAACGCAGAGAAGCTGTACAGGGCAGAGGAGCCACTCCTTGTGAGTAACAGGATGGGGGAGAAAATGCTCTTGAAGAAAATAAGAGGGATCACTCCACTGAGCAGGGAGTTCGAGTTTGTTAGATGA